In the Dictyostelium discoideum AX4 chromosome 6 chromosome, whole genome shotgun sequence genome, GATCGATTGCACAAGTTATTAAAACATCATTATCTGTATCATATtcaacaatattaatttcaaattcatcaaatttaCATAGTATTGCTCTTGGTGGTACATTTGTATCTTGGTATTCCGATGCTACATTCACTTTTAATACATTTAGTGGAAAACTTGTTTCTTTTGAAtgtacaaattcaacaattgttattgaaaattcaaaaaatttaaatccatattataattgttatagttgtaaacaaatatttgttaattcaaattcaatttgtaaAGGTAGTAGTACAACTTCAACATTAAATTTTGGTAGtgatagtagtaatagtaattcttttaaattaattccaaatttttcaattttaattttattaataacaataataacaatatcatttaatttttaaataaaaaaaaataaataaaaaataaaataaaaaataaaaaaaaaattaaaaacatgttttaaataattgtttaaataaataaataaaaaattattaattaaaaaaaacttattttaatttatttaaaaaaaaaaaaaaaaaaattgtttttctatttttaaatttttttttttttgtgattattatttattttNTATAATTTTTTccaagcaaaaaaaaaaaaaatcaaaaaaaaaaaaaaatcgaaacaaaacaaaaaaaaaaaaaaatttatttatacatataaataCACCACACACGTAAATAAGAATGCCAAGGCTTGATCAtaagaaaaacaaagaagaaaaagataatgaaCCCTTAATGATGGTTAATAATTACAATATAGGTATTCAAACTGATAATAACCAAGAAGATATTCAAAAtgattatcatcattttaatgatttatcaataaatattaaaaataataaaaataataataacaataataataaatgtaatAGTTTACATCATAAACATTATCATaatagatttattattaatggtggtaataataataatgataataataataataataatggtgatgattgttgtgccaatattgaattatttgtagATTTAATGTTATCAGAGAATGAATATATATTGTCAGGATTTAGATTACATACAAAGAATTCATATATGGAATGTACAAAGagtatatttaaattacataATGATACATTAAATATATGGAGTCATTTATTGGGtgctttattttatttagttttattttttacttcaattattaaaattataaaattaaataataatgatggtggtggtggtggtggtattggtaacaattttatattaaatagtgatgaaattaaattattagaaactattgatttaccatcaaattttaattatttattttttcaattaagtTGTTTCATTTGTTTCTTATCTTCAACAATTTATCATACATATAGAAGTCATTCGATTGTAGTATTTAAAACAACTTTAATGTTGGATGTCGCTTCAATAGCTCTATTAATTCTATCTTCagtttgtttaattattgattctGAATTATCTTGTTGGccatattttaaaagaatttatttattttctttcttaattttaattttaatttcttttttatcattacctAAAATtgtaagtttaaaaaaataaaaataaaaaaat is a window encoding:
- a CDS encoding Hly-III related family protein — its product is MPRLDHKKNKEEKDNEPLMMVNNYNIGIQTDNNQEDIQNDYHHFNDLSINIKNNKNNNNNNNKCNSLHHKHYHNRFIINGGNNNNDNNNNNNGDDCCANIELFVDLMLSENEYILSGFRLHTKNSYMECTKSIFKLHNDTLNIWSHLLGALFYLVLFFTSIIKIIKLNNNDGGGGGGIGNNFILNSDEIKLLETIDLPSNFNYLFFQLSCFICFLSSTIYHTYRSHSIVVFKTTLMLDVASIALLILSSVCLIIDSELSCWPYFKRIYLFSFLILILISFLSLPKIMREKRYGLRTFLFAILALQGLVGHLFKIYLQGYFDKDPNQFYNLIGAYTLFGLALSIRRFKVPESFKPGHFDVWVNITFNIVYNII